The genomic interval AATTTCCTGGATAATATGGATGGCATTATCAGCGGTATGGCGGGGATCTTGGGCTTGGGTTTTTTCGCCTTTGCTCTCACCAATACCACGAGTGCAAATCAGGAGGCAATGGCGCTAATTGCCCTAATATCACTCAGTTTTGCTGGATCCACGATAGGCTTTTTGCCTTACAACTTCAATCCTGCCAAAATCTTTTTAGGTGATGCGGGCAGTATGTTCATAGGTTACTTTCTTTCTTCGATGGGTATTCTTATGGCAAGATATGCTGGCATCAGGCATGGCAGCAGGTTTTTCTATTTGCTGCCGGTATTACTGTTGAGTTATGCCATTTTCGATATATCTTTGGTTAGCTATACGCGTCGGCGTGATGGCAGGCACGTTATGCAGGGTGGTAAAGACCATTCTACCCATCGCATAAATAATGTATTAAACTCCGTAAAGGTGACTGCTGCGATAATTTACACAATCAATATACTCATTGCCCTTACTTCCATAATTATCTTTATGATCGGTTCTATGGAACTCTTGATAATAACCATAATGTTGTTTGCCGCTTTTTTCTTGATTTTTGGGCGCAAGTTGGATCAGGTACCAATAGTTATTCCTGATAATCAGAGGAAGCATAAGTAAGTGAAGATCATAATTTTGGGTTCAGGTTCTGGAATGCCAGCAAAGAATAAAAGAAGTTCTGCTGTATTGGTAAAATCGCAGAATCATACATTTCTCTTTGATTGTGGAGATGGTTGTGCTTCATCCCTTCTTAATTTGGATTTGGATCCAAATACTATAGATGCTATAGTTATTACACATTACCACCCTGATCATGCCGGGGGATTGCTCTTGCTTATTCAAATGTTGTATTTACAGAGGCGGACTAAGGCATTGTCATTGTATTTACCCGAGCGCGAAGAGGATTTTTTGGCCATGCTTCAGATGTTTTATACTTTTCCCCAAAAGTTTAGTTTTGATTTGCAGATAAAACCTATGAACCGATTGAATATGGACTATAACAGGCTAAACATTAAAGCGAACGATCATCTTGATGGATATCGTGAAATAGTTAGGCAAAACAACCTACCAAATAAGCTTAAAGCCTATTCTTTGAGAGTTTCTTCTCCCAAGGGAGATTTTGTATATAGTTCAGACATCTCTACTGTGGATTGTATTTCCGAATTTTGCATGGGGGCACATACTGTATTGGTAGATGCCGGTCATCCAAGTGCAGAGCAAGTTCTTAGGCTTTGCACTCTTGATGTTAAGAGGGTATTACTTACTCATGAACCTCGTCCTCAGATAAAGCAAATGGCACAAAAAGCCACAAAGGACATTTTTTATGAAGCTCTGGAAAACGTGGAATACACTATATGAAACACTTAGGGGAAATTCGGGGCGCAATGTTGCAAATTTGTAAACTGGCTATCAAGAGATACGGCATCCTAATAGTACCTCTAATTTTACTGCATTTATCTGCGTGTGAAATAAATCGGTTGCGCAGTGCTGAAGATCTTTACAACAGCGGTCGTTATGCCGGAGCCATTGATGAGCTGGACAATCTGATAAGCATTGCCCAAAATGGTGCTATTGCTACGCGAGCCGAGTTAATTCGAAGCAATTGCTACCTGGAACTGGGCAAAACAGCCGTCCAAAGAGATAACCGTCCTATTGCCATAAGGTTTTTAAAGCTGGCAAATTCTGAAGAAGCAGACCTTGTTCTTGGCCAATTATACTACGATATGGGCGAGGAAGCCATGCAACAAAACAATCTTCCCTTAGCTTTGAAATACATGAACGACATCGCCCGCGAGATACCGGAATCTCCACTCATGCCGCAAGTTATACTGAGAAGGATGAATGTATATATCACAGAGTATCAAGACCGTAATTCCACTTGGGAGGATTACAAACATCTCTACGACAATTACCCCAATAATCCCTACGAGATACAAGCCCGTTATATCGTAATGCAATTTATTGATACTAGAATAGATTATGCCAGAAGGCTTTTGGAGCAGGATTATTATGATGAAGCCTTTCAGGAGTTGTTTGAGCTATCACATTATCCTGTCGTGGAAGCAGAACAAATCAACGCATTGATATCGGATGTATATCAAGCTCAAGCAGATGAGTATATTGAAGAACAGAACTACATGGAAGCGGATCGGTTATTTAGGATTGCCGTCCAATACAATCCCGAAAAACAGGGAGAGATAGATAGGCGCTTGCGCTCAATAACTGAGTTATATGTTCAAAAAGGGAACAGTCTCTTAGAAGATAGGGATTTTGAGGGTGCCCTATTACATTACAATAAAACTTTTGAGATTATTCCAGATTATCTTCCAGCAGTGGAAGCAA from Candidatus Cloacimonadota bacterium carries:
- a CDS encoding MBL fold metallo-hydrolase codes for the protein MKIIILGSGSGMPAKNKRSSAVLVKSQNHTFLFDCGDGCASSLLNLDLDPNTIDAIVITHYHPDHAGGLLLLIQMLYLQRRTKALSLYLPEREEDFLAMLQMFYTFPQKFSFDLQIKPMNRLNMDYNRLNIKANDHLDGYREIVRQNNLPNKLKAYSLRVSSPKGDFVYSSDISTVDCISEFCMGAHTVLVDAGHPSAEQVLRLCTLDVKRVLLTHEPRPQIKQMAQKATKDIFYEALENVEYTI
- a CDS encoding undecaprenyl/decaprenyl-phosphate alpha-N-acetylglucosaminyl 1-phosphate transferase — encoded protein: MDFRIYEYLSVFIMSWLFVYGLTPFIIKLANKINFVDKPEARKMHLKSVPLLGGLSVALGFVLLCVYDVAISPGRFFDRPMLGYLAGTVLIVLIGLIDDKRGMLPLIKLVGQFAVAFTFILTNFTLDELRMMFGSIFITLPILLLWMVGLMNALNFLDNMDGIISGMAGILGLGFFAFALTNTTSANQEAMALIALISLSFAGSTIGFLPYNFNPAKIFLGDAGSMFIGYFLSSMGILMARYAGIRHGSRFFYLLPVLLLSYAIFDISLVSYTRRRDGRHVMQGGKDHSTHRINNVLNSVKVTAAIIYTINILIALTSIIIFMIGSMELLIITIMLFAAFFLIFGRKLDQVPIVIPDNQRKHK